Proteins encoded in a region of the Acidobacteriota bacterium genome:
- a CDS encoding DoxX family protein, with amino-acid sequence MAVPRVVVYWVVTLWLCVGMLASAVLQLVKMPEVLHSFGRLGYPRYLLVLLGVWKILGVIVLIAPRMPLLKEWAYAGFFFVTSGAFFSHIAIGDGFATMLPTAVLLMLTVASWYLRPESRRLAGTSPSGG; translated from the coding sequence ATGGCTGTTCCGAGAGTAGTTGTTTATTGGGTGGTGACGCTTTGGCTGTGTGTGGGCATGCTGGCGAGTGCGGTTCTGCAGCTCGTCAAGATGCCGGAGGTCTTGCACAGTTTTGGCCGGCTGGGGTATCCGCGGTATTTGCTGGTGCTGCTCGGCGTTTGGAAAATTCTTGGCGTGATCGTTTTGATCGCACCGCGAATGCCGCTCCTGAAAGAGTGGGCGTATGCGGGGTTTTTCTTCGTCACGTCGGGTGCGTTCTTCTCGCACATCGCGATCGGCGATGGTTTTGCGACGATGCTCCCGACGGCGGTGCTGCTTATGCTCACGGTCGCGTCCTGGTACCTGCGGCCCGAAAGCCGACGGCTCGCGGGGACGAGCCCTAGTGGCGGCTGA
- a CDS encoding dihydrofolate reductase family protein has protein sequence MRKIIAAEFITLDGVIQNEENDGDGFKFGGWFFGYADEESGAVIQERLGKEVDLLLGRKTFDIWEPYWPENSHFWPNVMTATKYVASNTRTSSDWQPSVFLGGDLAAKVRELKETDGPDLHVFGSADMFQTLFKADLVDRLELMIFPVTLGTGKRLFQHGTIPAAFKLTEGQVTPNGIIIANYERNGEVKTGEPTIEKQA, from the coding sequence ATGAGAAAAATAATCGCCGCAGAATTCATTACGCTCGATGGGGTCATTCAGAACGAGGAGAATGACGGCGACGGTTTCAAGTTTGGCGGGTGGTTCTTTGGGTATGCGGATGAAGAATCGGGGGCGGTGATCCAGGAGCGGCTGGGGAAAGAGGTCGATCTCCTGCTGGGGCGAAAGACGTTCGACATTTGGGAGCCATACTGGCCGGAGAATTCTCACTTTTGGCCGAATGTGATGACGGCGACCAAGTACGTCGCGTCGAACACCCGCACGTCGAGCGACTGGCAGCCAAGCGTTTTCCTCGGCGGCGACCTCGCGGCGAAGGTCCGCGAACTAAAAGAGACAGACGGCCCCGATCTGCACGTTTTCGGCAGTGCCGATATGTTCCAGACGCTCTTCAAAGCCGACCTCGTTGACCGGCTCGAGCTGATGATCTTCCCCGTCACGCTCGGCACCGGCAAACGCTTGTTCCAACACGGCACCATCCCCGCGGCCTTCAAGTTAACCGAAGGCCAGGTCACCCCGAACGGCATCATCATCGCCAACTACGAACGCAACGGCGAAGTAAAGACTGGTGAGCCTACGATCGAAAAACAAGCCTAG
- a CDS encoding type II toxin-antitoxin system VapC family toxin, which produces MRSFWLTVRKDSIQVVTSNLTLLETIVKPIKENDQRLVQAYTKLLTISEIELFEITTDVLKAAAELRALQNFKTPDAIHAATATAASCGYFVTNDPNFKRLSHLEVVILDDVI; this is translated from the coding sequence TTGAGATCGTTTTGGCTTACGGTACGCAAGGATTCAATACAGGTCGTAACCAGTAACCTGACTCTGCTTGAAACAATCGTCAAGCCGATCAAGGAAAACGATCAGAGGCTCGTCCAGGCGTATACCAAGTTGCTAACTATTTCCGAAATCGAGCTTTTCGAGATCACAACAGATGTCTTGAAGGCCGCCGCTGAACTAAGAGCACTACAAAACTTCAAGACACCGGATGCGATCCATGCCGCCACAGCAACGGCGGCAAGCTGCGGATACTTCGTTACCAACGATCCCAATTTCAAAAGATTGTCACACCTCGAGGTCGTAATTCTGGACGACGTAATCTAA
- a CDS encoding TonB family protein: MHVRALKYLSVVLVVAFAVNPGNAQVQTKEERKKLFADVAEDEKAVAACSKAIREEQIKNFGKPLPKIAGHCWDGCPLKLVKPYYPETARRSKISGEVLVDIIVDEKGYVVFAKVREGNGMLRRAALEAAKLSQYRPEVTCGNRPIKFRRTIKYYFHPDM; the protein is encoded by the coding sequence ATGCACGTACGAGCGCTGAAATATCTATCTGTCGTTCTGGTTGTGGCTTTTGCCGTGAATCCCGGTAACGCTCAGGTTCAGACCAAAGAGGAACGAAAAAAGCTCTTTGCCGATGTTGCGGAAGATGAAAAAGCGGTGGCGGCGTGTTCGAAGGCGATCCGTGAAGAGCAAATTAAGAACTTTGGAAAGCCCCTTCCAAAGATCGCGGGGCATTGTTGGGATGGCTGTCCGTTAAAACTAGTCAAACCCTATTACCCGGAAACCGCTCGTCGATCTAAGATCAGCGGCGAAGTCCTGGTTGACATCATTGTCGACGAGAAAGGGTATGTTGTCTTTGCGAAAGTCAGGGAAGGGAACGGCATGCTGAGAAGGGCGGCACTGGAAGCAGCCAAACTGTCGCAATATCGACCCGAGGTCACCTGTGGCAACCGTCCGATCAAATTCCGCCGGACGATCAAGTACTATTTCCATCCTGATATGTAA
- a CDS encoding SRPBCC family protein — translation MATTEIRETIPASADAVFALIHNYDRRLEWDTLLKEAYLEPEFDEACLGAISVCRGKGLLGIFALRTQYVSFDRGRVAAVKLLNQPPFFDAFAASIRHAKIDDAHSEVIYKVNFTARPAWLRPVLHPLMQAVFAWETRKRLRALKSFFESELGRV, via the coding sequence ATGGCAACGACTGAAATAAGAGAGACGATCCCTGCTTCGGCCGATGCGGTGTTTGCGTTGATCCATAACTACGATCGCAGACTCGAATGGGACACGCTCTTGAAAGAAGCCTATCTCGAACCTGAATTTGACGAAGCGTGTCTAGGCGCGATTTCCGTGTGCAGAGGGAAAGGATTGTTGGGAATCTTCGCACTGCGAACTCAATACGTCTCGTTTGACCGAGGGCGGGTCGCGGCCGTCAAGTTGTTGAATCAACCGCCGTTCTTTGACGCCTTTGCCGCGAGTATACGGCACGCAAAGATCGACGATGCTCACTCGGAAGTGATCTATAAAGTAAATTTCACAGCCCGCCCGGCATGGCTGCGTCCGGTTCTTCATCCGCTCATGCAGGCAGTTTTCGCATGGGAAACCCGAAAACGCCTGCGGGCACTGAAGAGTTTCTTCGAGAGTGAACTGGGACGAGTTTAA